From a single Sphingomonas sp. IW22 genomic region:
- a CDS encoding S1C family serine protease encodes MTRLLILLAMLVIGIAPARADDISAAARGVVRVVTVAMVEDEVVDFGHGSGFAVGPNRVVTNAHVVELAARYPDNVVIGVVPSEGERSVQGRLVAVDPARDLALIEFGEVRLPPLTLYTGPVDDGAALVSLGYPGNVDLATAGSAADFIRPLSPVRSQGNYSGARSLAGTQVLLHTAGIARGNSGGPLLDGCGRVIGVNSAITRADDGDAGFGFAIANAELMAFLREAGQAAATVGTPCTSIEAQMASERAADALATEADAIARREAAQRMAASRADAIAEARAANERMRENFVGIAALLLVLGALAVGAGGLLYQRGKQREAMWAGGSGAALMVVAILVFLLRPGFDPERAEAMARAAAPSPTPTPAAVDPAAAQGPLICSIDPARSRLTVSSVDDVMLDLGADGCVNGRTQYAESGRRWARVLVPDAEQTVSVLELDPATRTYTNTRYLLSADRMEQARALRREVQLKQCSADQAARAALTSQQSAIRAALPPLPNERLVYRCRPASAAG; translated from the coding sequence TTGACGCGCCTGCTGATCCTGCTCGCGATGCTGGTCATCGGCATCGCCCCTGCCCGCGCCGACGACATCTCTGCCGCCGCGCGCGGGGTGGTGCGCGTGGTCACGGTAGCGATGGTTGAGGATGAGGTGGTGGATTTCGGCCACGGGTCAGGCTTTGCCGTCGGCCCCAACCGCGTCGTCACCAATGCCCATGTCGTCGAACTGGCCGCCCGATACCCCGATAACGTCGTGATCGGCGTGGTGCCGAGCGAGGGGGAGCGATCGGTGCAGGGGCGGCTGGTCGCGGTCGATCCGGCGCGTGACCTGGCCCTGATCGAATTTGGCGAAGTGCGCTTGCCGCCGCTGACGCTGTATACCGGGCCAGTCGATGACGGGGCGGCTTTGGTGTCGCTCGGCTATCCGGGCAATGTCGATCTGGCGACCGCCGGGTCCGCCGCCGATTTCATCCGCCCGCTGTCGCCGGTTAGAAGCCAGGGCAATTATTCGGGCGCGCGCTCGTTGGCGGGGACGCAGGTGCTGTTGCACACCGCCGGCATTGCGCGCGGCAATTCGGGCGGGCCGCTGCTGGACGGATGCGGGCGGGTGATCGGCGTCAATTCCGCCATCACGCGCGCCGATGACGGCGATGCGGGCTTCGGCTTTGCCATCGCCAACGCCGAATTGATGGCGTTCCTGCGCGAAGCCGGACAGGCAGCGGCGACCGTCGGCACGCCGTGCACCAGTATCGAGGCGCAAATGGCCAGCGAACGCGCCGCCGACGCTCTGGCCACCGAAGCCGATGCCATTGCGCGCCGCGAAGCGGCACAGCGAATGGCCGCATCGCGCGCCGATGCAATCGCCGAAGCGCGCGCCGCGAATGAGCGGATGCGGGAGAATTTCGTCGGCATCGCCGCGCTGCTGCTGGTGCTGGGCGCGCTAGCGGTCGGGGCGGGCGGCCTGCTTTATCAGCGCGGCAAGCAGCGTGAGGCGATGTGGGCGGGCGGCAGCGGCGCGGCGCTGATGGTCGTCGCGATCCTGGTGTTCCTGCTTCGCCCCGGTTTCGATCCCGAACGCGCCGAGGCGATGGCGCGCGCCGCCGCGCCATCGCCGACGCCGACTCCCGCCGCCGTCGACCCGGCCGCTGCGCAGGGGCCACTAATCTGCTCGATCGACCCGGCGCGCAGCCGCCTTACCGTGTCTTCGGTCGATGATGTAATGCTCGATCTGGGCGCTGATGGTTGCGTCAACGGGCGCACCCAATATGCAGAATCGGGCCGGCGATGGGCGCGGGTGCTGGTGCCCGACGCCGAACAGACGGTGTCGGTGCTGGAACTCGATCCCGCCACGCGCACCTATACCAACACCCGCTATCTATTGTCGGCGGATCGGATGGAGCAGGCCCGCGCCCTGCGGCGTGAGGTTCAGTTAAAGCAATGTTCCGCCGATCAGGCCGCGCGCGCCGCGCTCACCAGTCAGCAATCGGCCATTCGCGCTGCGCTGCCGCCCCTGCCCAACGAACGGCTGGTCTATCGCTGCCGCCCGGCGTCGGCGGCGGGTTGA
- a CDS encoding primosomal protein N', translating to MPGQRSRVIVMNSALGPLDYRVPAGMMVEPGSIVVAPLGPRQLLGVAWEADRLPTEEVGDNRLRNLISVADVPPIPAALRRLIEWTADYYLAPMASVVRMALPSSSALEGAKLAVEYRATGELPDRLTPQREQALARIGDRQGLVRELATIADVSDAVIRGLVKVGAIEAVEVDIDLPYPLPDPDHAPPALSSDQAEVAATLRAAVDARAFQPFLLDGVTGSGKTETYFEGVAEALADGRQTLVLLPEIALTEPFLKRFHARFGCQPVAWHSDLRQSQRRRAWRAIASGEAKVVVGARSALFLPYPNLGLIVVDEAHETSFKQEDGVHYHARDVAVMRGLFEQCPVVLATATPAIETRHQVALGRYAELKLPGRYGAAQMPAIEAIDLLRDPPPRGRWIAPTLSRAIDDTLERGEQALLFLNRRGYAPLTLCRTCGHRFQCPNCTAWMVEHRLIRRLACHHCGHVLPTPRACPECKEEESLVACGPGVERIADEAAALWPNARIAVVTSDTIWSPAKAAEFVARMEAREIDIVVGTQLITKGYHFPDLTLVGVIDADLGLSGGDLRAAERSFQQIMQVAGRAGRGEKPGHVYIQTHDPQAPVMQALVSGDAESFYEAETEARRDADAPPFGRFAAIIVSSEDKDAAHDTARAIGRAAPRLEGMDVFGPAPAPLAMLRGRHRFRLLVHARRVFPVQDAIRDWLGALDWPAKVRVAVDVDPYSFV from the coding sequence CGGGTGCCGGCGGGCATGATGGTCGAGCCGGGGTCGATCGTCGTCGCGCCGCTTGGCCCCCGCCAGTTGCTGGGCGTTGCGTGGGAGGCCGATCGCCTACCGACCGAGGAGGTGGGCGACAATCGCCTTCGCAACCTGATCTCGGTGGCCGATGTGCCGCCGATTCCCGCCGCCTTGCGCCGCCTGATCGAATGGACCGCCGACTATTATCTGGCGCCAATGGCCAGCGTCGTCCGGATGGCATTGCCGTCCAGCTCCGCGCTGGAGGGTGCAAAGCTGGCTGTCGAATATCGCGCGACCGGCGAGCTGCCCGACCGGCTGACACCGCAGCGCGAACAGGCACTGGCGCGGATCGGGGACCGGCAGGGGCTGGTCCGCGAGCTGGCGACGATCGCCGATGTGTCGGACGCGGTCATTCGCGGGCTGGTCAAGGTGGGCGCGATCGAAGCGGTGGAGGTCGATATCGACCTGCCCTATCCTCTCCCCGACCCGGACCATGCCCCGCCCGCCCTGTCCAGCGATCAGGCCGAAGTTGCTGCCACCCTGCGCGCGGCAGTGGATGCGCGGGCGTTCCAGCCCTTCCTGCTCGACGGCGTGACCGGGTCGGGCAAGACCGAAACCTATTTCGAGGGCGTGGCAGAGGCGCTGGCCGACGGGCGGCAGACGCTGGTGCTGCTCCCCGAAATCGCGCTGACCGAACCATTCCTCAAACGCTTCCACGCCCGGTTCGGGTGCCAGCCGGTTGCCTGGCACTCCGACCTGCGCCAGTCGCAGCGCCGCCGCGCGTGGCGCGCGATTGCCAGCGGAGAGGCAAAGGTGGTGGTTGGCGCCCGCTCCGCGCTGTTCCTGCCCTATCCGAATCTCGGCCTGATCGTCGTGGACGAGGCGCACGAGACCAGCTTCAAGCAGGAAGACGGCGTGCATTATCACGCCCGCGACGTGGCGGTGATGCGCGGGCTGTTCGAACAATGCCCCGTCGTGCTGGCGACCGCGACTCCGGCGATCGAGACGCGGCATCAGGTGGCGCTGGGCCGCTATGCCGAACTCAAGCTGCCGGGCCGATACGGCGCGGCGCAAATGCCCGCGATCGAGGCGATCGACCTGTTGCGCGACCCGCCGCCGCGTGGCCGCTGGATCGCGCCCACGCTGTCGCGCGCCATCGACGACACGCTGGAGCGCGGGGAGCAGGCTTTGCTGTTCCTGAATCGGCGCGGCTATGCCCCGCTGACCTTGTGCCGGACCTGCGGGCATCGCTTCCAGTGCCCGAACTGCACCGCCTGGATGGTCGAGCACCGGCTGATCCGGCGGCTGGCGTGCCATCATTGCGGCCATGTCCTGCCCACCCCGCGCGCCTGCCCGGAATGCAAGGAGGAGGAATCGCTCGTCGCCTGCGGTCCCGGTGTCGAGCGCATCGCGGACGAAGCCGCCGCACTGTGGCCGAACGCGCGCATCGCCGTCGTCACGTCCGACACGATCTGGTCGCCCGCCAAGGCCGCCGAATTCGTCGCGCGGATGGAGGCGCGGGAGATCGACATCGTCGTCGGCACGCAGTTGATTACCAAGGGCTATCACTTCCCCGACCTGACGCTGGTGGGCGTGATCGACGCCGACCTTGGCCTGTCGGGCGGCGATCTGCGCGCGGCGGAGCGCAGTTTCCAACAGATCATGCAGGTCGCGGGACGCGCCGGGCGCGGGGAAAAGCCCGGCCATGTCTATATCCAGACGCATGACCCGCAGGCGCCGGTCATGCAGGCGTTGGTTTCGGGCGATGCCGAAAGCTTTTACGAGGCCGAGACAGAGGCGCGGCGCGATGCCGATGCGCCCCCCTTTGGCCGGTTCGCCGCCATCATCGTGTCGAGCGAGGACAAGGACGCCGCCCACGACACCGCCCGCGCCATCGGCCGCGCCGCCCCCCGGCTGGAGGGGATGGACGTGTTCGGCCCCGCCCCCGCCCCGCTCGCCATGCTGCGCGGCCGCCACCGATTCCGCCTGCTGGTCCATGCGCGCCGCGTATTTCCGGTGCAGGACGCGATCCGCGACTGGCTGGGCGCGCTGGACTGGCCGGCAAAGGTGCGCGTCGCGGTCGATGTCGATCCGTATAGTTTCGTGTGA